The Caulifigura coniformis genome includes a region encoding these proteins:
- the ald gene encoding alanine dehydrogenase — protein MIVGLPKEIKTDEYRVAMIPSGAEELTRAGHTVLVQEGAGVGSGIADTEYAEVGATIVPTAADVFAKADLVVKVKEPLEPEWALLRSGQMLFTYMHFAADEKLTKNTLATGCTALAYETLRGRAGDLPLLTPMSEVAGRMSIQQGAKYLERPQEGRGILLGGVPGVPPAHILILGGGVVGKNAARIAAGFQADVVIADVNMERLRYLDDIMPPNVNTVFSDRHNIREELKLADLVIGAVLIPGARAPRLVTREDLKLMKPGAVMIDVAIDQGGCMETSHATTHSHPTYKVDGIVHYCVANMPGAVGRTSTYALCNVTFPYVLDLANLGLMGACAKAPGLVEAVNMHAGKVTNRAVAETFGLPYTVFQAK, from the coding sequence ATGATTGTCGGCCTGCCCAAAGAGATCAAAACGGACGAGTACCGCGTCGCGATGATTCCCTCTGGGGCCGAGGAACTCACTCGAGCCGGGCACACCGTTCTGGTGCAGGAAGGGGCGGGCGTCGGCTCCGGCATCGCCGATACCGAATACGCCGAAGTGGGCGCGACCATCGTTCCCACGGCTGCTGACGTCTTCGCGAAGGCCGATCTCGTCGTCAAGGTGAAAGAGCCGCTTGAGCCCGAATGGGCTCTCCTCCGGTCCGGGCAGATGCTCTTCACCTACATGCACTTTGCCGCCGACGAGAAGCTGACAAAGAACACGCTCGCCACCGGCTGTACGGCCCTGGCTTACGAAACTCTCCGTGGGCGGGCGGGAGACCTGCCGCTGCTCACGCCGATGAGCGAAGTGGCCGGTCGCATGAGCATCCAGCAGGGTGCGAAATACCTCGAGCGCCCGCAGGAAGGTCGAGGAATTCTCCTCGGCGGCGTCCCCGGCGTCCCTCCCGCGCATATCCTCATCCTGGGCGGCGGTGTCGTCGGCAAGAACGCGGCCCGGATCGCGGCCGGGTTCCAGGCCGACGTTGTCATCGCCGACGTCAACATGGAGCGCCTGCGGTATCTCGACGACATCATGCCGCCGAACGTGAACACCGTCTTCAGCGACCGCCACAATATTCGCGAAGAGCTGAAACTGGCCGATCTCGTGATCGGCGCTGTGCTGATCCCCGGCGCCCGGGCTCCGCGCCTCGTCACCCGCGAGGACTTGAAGCTCATGAAACCGGGAGCGGTGATGATCGACGTCGCCATCGACCAGGGGGGCTGCATGGAGACGAGCCACGCCACGACTCATTCGCATCCGACCTACAAGGTCGATGGCATCGTGCACTACTGCGTCGCCAACATGCCCGGGGCGGTCGGCCGGACAAGTACCTATGCGCTCTGCAACGTCACGTTTCCCTACGTCCTCGACCTCGCCAACCTTGGATTGATGGGAGCCTGTGCCAAGGCCCCCGGGCTCGTGGAAGCCGTCAACATGCACGCGGGCAAAGTCACGAACCGGGCCGTCGCCGAAACCTTCGGCCTGCCGTACACGGTGTTTCAGGCGAAATAG
- a CDS encoding aldose epimerase family protein, whose translation MIRIAALALFLSAAQMTIAAPPAPEPFGKTADGVAVERYTLKNANGVTAKIMTRGATLTELHMPDKSGKAADVVLGFDNVAGYESDDNQYFGCTVGRVGNRIKEGKFKLNGKDYQLLVNNGPNHLHGGGPRSFDKVVWKAQGIETKNGPGVRFTYTSPDGEEGYPGNLSATVTYSLSDSNELRIDYEATTDADTPINLTNHSYFNLGGAGSPTVLDHVLLLNASKYTPTDDTLIPTGKIAPVEGTPLDFRKPTRIGDRIDQLTKTANIGYDHNVVCDGEAGKLRHIATLKDPASGRVLKVSTTEPGVQFYSGNFLKGQKGKGGKTYAHRSAMCLETQHFPDSVNHPNFPNAILKPGDTYRHAAVFGLSAE comes from the coding sequence ATGATTCGCATTGCCGCGCTCGCTCTGTTTCTCTCGGCCGCTCAAATGACCATCGCCGCGCCTCCCGCTCCTGAACCGTTCGGAAAAACCGCCGACGGCGTCGCCGTTGAACGCTATACGCTGAAAAACGCGAACGGCGTGACTGCGAAGATCATGACCCGCGGCGCCACGCTCACCGAGCTGCACATGCCGGACAAATCGGGCAAGGCGGCGGACGTCGTCCTCGGGTTCGACAACGTCGCCGGTTATGAATCGGACGACAACCAGTACTTCGGCTGCACCGTCGGCCGCGTCGGCAACCGCATCAAGGAAGGGAAGTTCAAGCTCAACGGCAAGGACTACCAGCTGCTGGTCAACAACGGCCCGAATCACCTCCACGGCGGCGGGCCGCGCAGCTTCGACAAGGTCGTCTGGAAAGCCCAGGGGATCGAAACGAAGAACGGCCCCGGCGTGCGGTTCACCTACACGAGCCCGGACGGCGAAGAAGGGTACCCGGGCAACCTGTCGGCGACGGTCACTTACAGCCTGAGCGATTCGAACGAGCTGCGGATCGACTACGAGGCGACGACCGACGCGGACACGCCAATCAACCTCACGAATCACAGCTACTTCAATCTCGGTGGAGCCGGTTCGCCGACGGTGCTCGACCACGTGCTGCTGCTGAACGCCTCGAAATACACACCGACCGATGACACCCTCATCCCGACCGGCAAGATCGCCCCGGTGGAAGGGACGCCGCTCGATTTCCGGAAGCCGACCCGCATCGGCGACCGCATCGATCAGCTCACGAAGACGGCCAACATCGGCTATGACCACAACGTCGTCTGCGATGGAGAGGCCGGCAAGTTGCGGCACATCGCCACGCTGAAGGACCCGGCCTCGGGCCGCGTGCTGAAGGTGTCGACGACGGAGCCGGGTGTGCAGTTCTACTCGGGAAATTTCCTCAAGGGGCAGAAGGGAAAAGGGGGCAAGACGTACGCTCACCGGAGCGCGATGTGCCTCGAAACCCAGCACTTCCCCGATTCGGTGAATCATCCGAACTTCCCGAATGCCATCCTGAAGCCGGGCGACACGTACAGGCACGCGGCCGTGTTCGGCCTGTCGGCGGAGTAA
- a CDS encoding DUF1501 domain-containing protein: protein MSRRTAVQAGAVGLLGLGTNHLNALRASTEEKVAANAPAKRCIYIFLSGGLSQHESFDLKPEAPDGIRSDFAPIATATPGLDVCEHLPELAKRSKLWSVVRSLTHSTNDHTAGHYYMLTGRTAPSVGFRNDRKPRPTDWPSIASIVGDAVPIRNNNLPPAIVLPDRIVHWSGGVIPGNYGGLMGRKHDPFFIEASPYGNPFWKGAFPEYTFPNTTKDPPKEPDARVFQAPSIQLAPGLTSDRSSGRNLLLDELDRQRGALERSASIEQYDHQRQSAISMLSAPEVRQAFDVTNADEAEQRRYGKNAFGWSLLMALRLAQAGVNLVQVNLGNNETWDNHGEIFWRLREKLFPPLDRALSAFLDDLNSTGLLDTTLVVMGSEFGRTPKLSKLSSAYVEAGRDHWGAVQSVFFAGGGIKGGQVVGASDKIGGYPIRDPQTPENMAATIYRQLGIPETAAWHDETGRPFHIYNGLPIMGLL, encoded by the coding sequence ATGTCGCGGCGCACGGCCGTACAGGCCGGTGCTGTCGGCCTGCTCGGGCTCGGAACGAATCATCTCAACGCGCTGCGGGCGTCGACCGAGGAGAAGGTCGCCGCCAATGCACCAGCCAAGCGGTGCATCTACATCTTCCTTTCCGGCGGCCTGTCGCAACATGAGAGTTTCGATCTGAAGCCGGAAGCTCCGGACGGCATCCGCAGCGATTTCGCGCCGATCGCGACGGCCACCCCCGGCCTGGATGTGTGCGAGCACCTCCCGGAACTGGCGAAGCGGAGCAAGCTGTGGAGCGTCGTCCGGTCGCTGACGCACAGCACGAACGATCACACGGCTGGCCACTACTACATGCTCACGGGGCGAACCGCTCCGTCGGTCGGGTTCAGGAACGACCGTAAGCCGCGTCCCACCGACTGGCCCTCGATTGCCTCGATCGTCGGCGACGCAGTTCCGATCCGGAATAACAACCTTCCGCCGGCGATCGTGCTCCCGGACCGGATCGTTCACTGGTCGGGTGGAGTGATCCCGGGCAACTACGGCGGGCTGATGGGGCGGAAGCACGATCCGTTCTTTATCGAGGCCTCTCCCTATGGCAATCCGTTCTGGAAGGGAGCGTTTCCCGAATACACGTTCCCGAACACGACGAAGGATCCGCCGAAGGAGCCGGACGCCCGCGTATTCCAGGCGCCCAGCATCCAACTGGCGCCGGGACTGACGTCCGATCGTTCCTCCGGCCGGAACCTGCTGCTCGACGAACTCGACCGTCAGCGCGGCGCCCTGGAACGTTCGGCGAGCATCGAGCAGTACGACCACCAGCGGCAATCGGCCATTTCGATGCTCTCGGCGCCGGAAGTGCGCCAGGCCTTCGATGTGACGAACGCAGATGAGGCTGAGCAGCGGCGGTACGGAAAGAACGCCTTCGGGTGGTCGCTCTTGATGGCGCTCCGGCTGGCCCAGGCCGGCGTGAACCTCGTGCAGGTGAACCTCGGCAACAACGAGACGTGGGACAACCACGGCGAGATCTTCTGGCGACTCCGCGAGAAGCTGTTCCCGCCGCTCGACCGCGCGCTGTCGGCTTTCCTCGATGACCTCAATTCCACCGGGCTGCTCGATACCACGCTGGTGGTCATGGGGAGTGAGTTCGGGCGAACGCCGAAGCTTTCCAAGCTTTCGTCTGCGTACGTCGAGGCGGGCCGCGATCACTGGGGGGCCGTGCAGAGCGTGTTCTTCGCCGGCGGCGGCATCAAAGGCGGCCAGGTCGTAGGCGCGTCCGACAAGATCGGCGGGTATCCGATCCGGGATCCGCAGACGCCGGAGAACATGGCGGCCACGATTTACCGGCAGCTGGGCATTCCGGAGACGGCCGCCTGGCACGACGAAACGGGCCGGCCGTTCCATATCTACAACGGGCTGCCGATCATGGGGCTGCTGTAA
- the sufB gene encoding Fe-S cluster assembly protein SufB produces the protein MSAEVLEQPEVGVGDYQYGFHDRTDNYTFTSRRGLDREIVEQISEMKNEPAWMREFRLKSLEQFFAKPMPNWGGDMTDLNFQEMFYYVKASDRQGKTWDEVPEDIRRTYDRLGIPEAEKKHLAGVKAQYESEVIYGSLQEDLAKKGVLFTDTDSALRDHPEIFREYFGTVIPPNDNKFAALNSAVWSGGSFIYVPKGVKIDFPLQAYFRINTMNMGQFERTLIIVDEGASVHYVEGCTAPTYSSDSLHSAVVEIIVKRGARCRYTTIQNWSNNVYNLVTKRAMAYGDSLMEWIDGNLGSKLTMKYPAIWLMEPGARGETLSIAFAGNGQHQDAGAKMVHCAPHTSSRIISKSISKNGGRSSYRGLVKVQNGATDCKSNVVCDALILDPASRSDTYPYIEVDEDDVAIEHEASVSKIAEEQVLYLMSRGLTEAEASSMIVTGFIEPLVKELPMEYAVEMNKLIELQMEGSVG, from the coding sequence ATGTCTGCTGAAGTCCTTGAACAACCTGAAGTTGGCGTCGGCGATTACCAGTACGGTTTTCACGACCGCACCGACAACTACACCTTCACCTCCCGCCGTGGGCTCGATCGCGAGATCGTCGAGCAGATCTCGGAGATGAAGAACGAGCCCGCGTGGATGCGCGAGTTCCGCCTTAAGTCGCTGGAGCAGTTCTTCGCCAAGCCCATGCCCAATTGGGGCGGGGACATGACGGACCTGAACTTCCAGGAGATGTTCTATTACGTCAAAGCGTCCGACCGCCAGGGGAAGACGTGGGACGAAGTGCCGGAAGACATCCGTCGAACCTACGACCGACTGGGTATCCCGGAGGCCGAGAAGAAGCATCTCGCCGGCGTGAAGGCCCAGTACGAATCCGAAGTGATCTACGGATCGCTCCAGGAAGACCTCGCGAAGAAAGGCGTGCTGTTCACCGATACGGACTCCGCGCTTCGCGACCATCCGGAGATTTTCCGCGAATACTTCGGCACGGTCATTCCGCCGAACGACAACAAGTTCGCCGCGCTGAACTCGGCCGTGTGGTCGGGAGGATCGTTCATCTACGTCCCCAAGGGGGTGAAGATCGACTTCCCGCTGCAGGCCTATTTCCGAATCAACACGATGAACATGGGGCAGTTCGAACGAACGCTCATCATCGTCGATGAGGGGGCGAGCGTGCATTATGTCGAAGGCTGCACCGCGCCGACGTATTCCAGCGACTCGCTACACTCGGCCGTCGTGGAGATCATCGTGAAGCGCGGGGCCCGGTGCCGGTACACGACGATCCAGAACTGGTCGAATAACGTGTACAACCTCGTCACCAAGCGCGCGATGGCGTATGGCGATTCGCTCATGGAGTGGATCGACGGAAACCTCGGTTCGAAGCTGACGATGAAGTATCCGGCCATCTGGCTCATGGAGCCGGGCGCCCGGGGCGAGACGCTGTCGATCGCCTTCGCCGGCAACGGCCAGCATCAGGACGCCGGAGCCAAGATGGTCCACTGCGCTCCGCATACCTCCAGCCGCATCATCTCGAAGTCGATTTCGAAGAACGGCGGACGCTCGAGCTACCGTGGACTTGTGAAGGTTCAGAACGGCGCCACCGACTGCAAGAGCAACGTGGTCTGCGACGCGCTGATCCTGGACCCGGCCAGCCGCAGCGACACCTACCCGTACATCGAAGTCGATGAAGACGACGTCGCCATCGAGCACGAGGCCAGCGTCTCGAAGATCGCGGAAGAACAGGTTCTGTACCTGATGAGCCGCGGTTTGACGGAGGCCGAGGCTTCGAGCATGATCGTGACGGGATTCATCGAGCCGCTCGTCAAAGAACTGCCGATGGAATACGCGGTGGAGATGAACAAGCTGATCGAACTGCAGATGGAAGGTTCGGTTGGGTAA
- the sufC gene encoding Fe-S cluster assembly ATPase SufC yields the protein MSQPASLKIENLHVGVEGVEILKGVNLEIRQGEVHALMGPNGSGKSTLAYTLVGHPKYEVTEGRILINGTEINELDPSERARLGLFLAFQYPVTIPGVRVADFLRHAVSNIRNPGRKEGEELMKMKDFRKELRDTMKELNIDEEFARRYLNEGFSGGEKKRMEILQLAMLKPKFAILDETDSGLDSDAVRVVSEGLSKLSGPHMGVLIITHHERLLEYNVPQHTHVMLAGRIVETGDASLAHDLHANGYAGVRERHPAAAAEEQAAKVQDGAAV from the coding sequence ATGAGTCAGCCTGCCAGTTTGAAGATCGAGAACCTGCATGTCGGCGTCGAAGGCGTCGAGATTCTCAAGGGCGTGAACCTTGAGATCCGGCAGGGAGAAGTCCACGCCCTGATGGGGCCGAACGGCTCCGGCAAGAGCACGCTCGCCTACACGCTCGTCGGCCACCCGAAGTATGAGGTGACCGAAGGTCGCATCCTGATCAACGGGACGGAGATCAACGAACTCGATCCGAGCGAGCGGGCGCGACTGGGCCTCTTCCTGGCGTTCCAGTACCCGGTGACGATTCCCGGCGTCCGCGTGGCCGACTTCCTGCGTCATGCTGTCTCGAACATCCGCAACCCCGGCCGCAAGGAAGGGGAAGAGCTGATGAAGATGAAGGACTTCCGCAAGGAACTCCGGGACACGATGAAGGAACTCAACATCGACGAAGAGTTCGCCCGGCGTTATCTGAACGAAGGGTTCTCCGGCGGCGAGAAGAAGCGGATGGAGATCCTCCAGCTCGCCATGCTGAAGCCCAAGTTCGCCATCCTGGACGAGACCGACTCGGGTCTCGACAGCGATGCGGTCCGCGTCGTGAGCGAAGGGCTTTCCAAGCTTTCCGGCCCGCACATGGGCGTTCTCATCATCACGCACCACGAGCGCCTGCTGGAATACAACGTTCCGCAGCATACGCACGTGATGCTGGCTGGCCGGATCGTGGAGACCGGTGACGCTTCGCTGGCTCATGATCTGCATGCCAATGGCTACGCCGGCGTTCGCGAACGACATCCCGCAGCGGCCGCGGAGGAGCAAGCAGCGAAGGTTCAGGATGGAGCCGCTGTCTGA
- a CDS encoding NADH-quinone oxidoreductase subunit B — protein MTWIEGRFEENVVTTSLEQAINWAKQSSIWPMTFGLACCAIEMMATGASRFDIDRFGAGAFRATPRQADLMIVAGTVTHKMASRVRRLWEQMPDPKYVIAMGACTIGGGPYFKYGYHVVKGVDLVVPVDVYVPGCPPRPEALLEGLMRIQDKIKAQKLTKGTPSVLPVPHHSGYVQDPELVTV, from the coding sequence ATGACCTGGATTGAAGGACGGTTTGAAGAGAACGTCGTCACCACGTCACTGGAACAGGCCATCAATTGGGCCAAGCAGTCCAGCATCTGGCCGATGACGTTCGGCCTGGCGTGCTGTGCGATCGAAATGATGGCGACCGGTGCGAGCCGGTTCGATATCGACCGTTTCGGCGCTGGCGCCTTCCGCGCCACGCCGCGGCAGGCCGACCTGATGATTGTTGCGGGAACGGTGACCCACAAGATGGCGAGCCGTGTCCGCCGTTTGTGGGAACAGATGCCCGATCCGAAGTACGTGATTGCGATGGGTGCCTGCACGATCGGCGGGGGCCCGTATTTCAAGTACGGATATCACGTGGTGAAGGGGGTCGACCTGGTCGTCCCTGTCGATGTGTACGTTCCTGGGTGCCCACCGCGGCCGGAAGCCCTGCTCGAAGGCCTGATGCGGATCCAGGACAAGATCAAGGCCCAGAAGTTGACGAAGGGCACGCCCAGCGTTTTGCCCGTGCCGCATCACAGCGGTTACGTGCAGGATCCTGAGCTTGTGACGGTTTGA
- a CDS encoding helix-turn-helix transcriptional regulator, with product MNGGIPPGDREFLSLMLRLGASGITELCQAAEVTATAVRQRLTRLQSTGLVERKAVRADRGRPHHVYEVTEAGRRSLARDNSDFAVLLWEGIQGIDDVAVREKLLGRLKETMVGQFRPQMAGASPEERMRELAAVLKNRGFEVDLSSRPGMASDLPILRGHACPYQEIAERDSSICELEQQVFGELVGSPLELTRCRQRGDCACEFEAVSHV from the coding sequence ATGAACGGTGGAATCCCGCCGGGGGATCGAGAGTTTCTCTCCCTCATGCTGCGTCTCGGGGCCAGTGGCATCACCGAGTTATGCCAGGCCGCCGAGGTCACGGCGACGGCTGTCCGTCAGCGGCTGACTCGATTGCAGTCCACCGGCCTTGTGGAGCGGAAGGCGGTCCGGGCGGATCGCGGCCGTCCGCACCACGTTTATGAAGTCACGGAAGCGGGCCGCCGGTCGCTGGCACGCGACAATTCGGATTTTGCGGTGCTTCTGTGGGAGGGGATCCAGGGAATTGATGATGTCGCGGTCCGGGAAAAGCTGCTGGGCCGCCTGAAAGAGACCATGGTGGGGCAATTCCGGCCGCAGATGGCCGGAGCCTCGCCGGAAGAACGGATGCGCGAGTTGGCGGCGGTCCTGAAGAACCGGGGATTCGAGGTCGACCTGAGCTCCCGCCCGGGAATGGCGTCCGATCTGCCGATCCTGAGAGGACATGCCTGCCCGTACCAGGAGATTGCGGAGCGCGACAGTTCGATCTGTGAACTGGAGCAGCAGGTATTCGGGGAACTGGTCGGTTCGCCGCTGGAATTGACCCGTTGTCGCCAGCGAGGGGACTGTGCCTGCGAGTTCGAGGCGGTGTCCCACGTTTGA